From Capsicum annuum cultivar UCD-10X-F1 unplaced genomic scaffold, UCD10Xv1.1 ctg8901, whole genome shotgun sequence:
GAAGGAGTTGAAGATGATTGATAATAGTAAGGAGGTGGTGGTGATGGAGAAGGAGTTGAAGATGATTGATAATAGTAAGGAGGTGGTGGTGATGCTGAAGGAGGAGGGGGTGAATTAGTGTAGTAAGGCGGTGGCGGAGAACTAGGAGATGGTTTCTTATAGTAGTCGTTCTTTGGAAAAGATGGCACCTTGTATTCCAATTTAGGTACTGAAGGCACCTTCGGAACATATGGCACCTTCTTATAATTGTTTTCTGGAACTGATGGTTTCTTGTAGTAGTCATTCTTTGGCAAAGAGGGCACCTCGTATTCATGTTTAGGAGCGGAGGGTACCTTTGGAACCTTCTTGTAGTTGTCTTCTGGAATTGATGGCTTCTTGTAGTAGTCATTCTTTGGCAAAGAGGGCGCCTGATATTCCTTTTCAGGCACCGAGGGTGCCTTGTAGTCGTTATCTTTTGAAACAAACGGCACCTTCTTATAGCTATCTTCTGGAACTGATGGCTTCTTATAGTAGTCATTCTTTGGCAAAGATGATGCCTGGTATTCTTTTTCAGGCACCGAGGGTACCTTGTAGTCATTATCTTTTGGAATAGACGACGCCTTCTTGTAGCTGTCTTCTGGGACTGATGGCTTTTTGTAGTAGTCATTCTTTGGCAAAGATGGCTCCTGGTATTCCTTTTCAGGCACTGAGGGTACCTTGTAGTCGTTATCTTTTGAAACAAACGACACCTTTTTGTAGCTATCTTCTGGAACTGATGGCTTCTTGTAGTAGTCATTCTTTGGCAAAAATGACGCTTGGTATTCCTTTTCAGGCACCGAGGGTACCTTGTAGTCGTTATCTTTTGGAACAGACGGTACCTTCTTGTAGCTGTCTTCTGGAACTGATGGCTTCTTGTAGTAGTCATTCTTTG
This genomic window contains:
- the LOC124895700 gene encoding extensin-2-like, with the protein product PSSESPTSTYNKASSLPKNDYYKKPSVPEDSYKKVPSVPKDNEYKAPSVPEKEYQAPSLQKNDYYKKPSVQEDSYKKVSSVPKDNDYKAPSVPKKEYQVPSLPKNDYYKKPSVPEDSYKKVPSVPKDNDYKVPSVPEKEYQASFLPKNDYYKKPSVPEDSYKKVSFVSKDNDYKVPSVPEKEYQEPSLPKNDYYKKPSVPEDSYKKASSIPKDNDYKVPSVPEKEYQASSLPKNDYYKKPSVPEDSYKKVPFVSKDNDYKAPSVPEKEYQAPSLPKNDYYKKPSIPEDNYKKVPKVPSAPKHEYEVPSLPKNDYYKKPSVPENNYKKVPYVPKVPSVPKLEYKVPSFPKNDYYKKPSPSSPPPPYYTNSPPPPSASPPPPYYYQSSSTPSPSPPPPYYYQSSST